From Zerene cesonia ecotype Mississippi chromosome 16, Zerene_cesonia_1.1, whole genome shotgun sequence, one genomic window encodes:
- the LOC119833062 gene encoding brachyurin-like, with product MIYLQILSIVFLAKFSIASDVDLENLSIYNYHLSTGVPEAARLMASEAKYLAYGSIYQIVGGRTTDISHVPYQAGLVIKVLRLLTSICGGSLITPTRVVTAAHCIFDGNTRAQDITVVLGSSHIFSGGERTDSDGTVVHTDWNPNTTENDIAIVFISPITFTDVIEPISLPSGHELKENFIGWTALASGFGLTKSGGKIPQNQNLNSVHLKIISNEQCQAIYGDIVRPTNICTDGADGRGTCNGDSGGPLTVDNKGRRILIGITSFGASAGCDKGFPAAYTRVTSYVSWILTI from the exons ATGATATAtctacaaatattatcaattgtcTTCCTAGCCAAGTTCTCGATAGCATCAGATGTCGACTTAGAAAATCTTTCTATATATAACTACCATCTTAGTACTGGTGTTCCAGAAGCAGCAAGGTTGATGGCTTCTGAAGCAAAATATTTAGCCTACGGTAGTATATATCAAATTGTTGGAGGTCGCACTACCGACATTAGCCACGTACCCTATCAA GCAGGTCTAGTCATTAAAGTACTACGTCTACTGACGTCTATTTGTGGAGGCTCTCTTATCACTCCCACTCGTGTCGTCACAGCAGCTCACTGTATTTTCGACGGCAACACCAGAGCTCAGGATATAACAGTGGTGCTTGGATCCAGCCACATCTTTTCAGGAGGAGAGAGGACCGATTCTGATGGAACTGTTGTCCATACCGACTGGAATCCTAACACAACGGAAAATGATATTGCTATAGTTTTCATTTCGCCGATTACATTTACAG ACGTAATAGAACCTATAAGTCTACCAAGCGGGCACGAACTGAAGGAAAATTTCATTGGTTGGACGGCACTGGCATCTGGATTCGGTTTAACAAAGAGCG GTGGTAAAATTCCTCAAAACCAAAACTTAAACTCCGTTcatctgaaaataatttcgaatGAACAATGCCAGGCGATTTATGGTGATATAGTTCGGCCTACTAATATATGTACTGATGGAGCTGATGGACGGGGTACGTGCAACGGCGATTCCGGTGGTCCCCTCACCGTTGATAACAAGGGAAGACGGATCTTG ATCGGTATTACTTCATTCGGCGCAAGCGCAGGTTGCGACAAAGGTTTCCCTGCGGCTTACACTCGAGTCACTTCCTATGTATCCTGGATtcttactatttaa
- the LOC119832831 gene encoding pupal cuticle protein, protein MYRLITFAFVIAAVACQQQEGARRVPKYAGDPRTAAIVQEARYLSGNGAFGAAYQQEDGINFKEETDADGNRRGSYSYIDPTGQKKTVNYIAGKNGFQAVGDHIPTAPQPVAPTPGYTPDPRYQPPEYQSNQYSAPQQYSAPQQYSAPRNYNSKPSVDDGQYHPELYEQENYVAPQPQYQPQQYQAQPQYQPQPQSQFQANNIYPGVQQAQYSGVQTQQYNAPQAREQYYEPTTPPPARFFPPGKFSLNRAPDGYTYSFHKV, encoded by the coding sequence ATGTACAGGCTCATTACGTTCGCCTTTGTTATCGCGGCTGTCGCGTGTCAGCAACAGGAGGGCGCAAGGCGCGTCCCCAAATACGCAGGTGATCCGAGGACGGCTGCTATTGTGCAAGAAGCGCGGTATCTCAGTGGTAACGGAGCTTTCGGCGCCGCGTACCAACAAGAAGATGGAATCAACTTCAAGGAGGAAACCGACGCGGACGGCAACAGGAGAGGCAGCTACTCTTACATCGACCCAACTGGACAGAAAAAGACAGTGAACTACATTGCTGGCAAAAATGGATTCCAAGCTGTTGGTGACCACATCCCAACTGCTCCCCAACCCGTGGCCCCCACTCCTGGATACACGCCAGACCCCCGTTACCAGCCACCAGAATACCAATCCAACCAATACAGTGCACCCCAACAATACTCCGCACCCCAGCAGTACTCTGCTCCTCGTAACTACAACTCCAAACCCAGTGTAGATGATGGCCAATATCACCCAGAGTTGTACGAACAAGAAAACTACGTAGCCCCTCAACCTCAGTACCAGCCACAACAATACCAAGCTCAACCACAATACCAACCTCAACCTCAATCTCAGTTCCAAGCTAACAACATTTACCCTGGTGTTCAGCAAGCTCAATACAGTGGTGTGCAAACCCAACAATACAATGCCCCCCAGGCTAGGGAGCAATACTACGAACCGACCACTCCCCCACCAGCAAGATTCTTTCCCCCAGGCAAGTTCAGTCTGAACAGGGCTCCTGACGGCTACACTTACTCATTCCACAAAGTTTAA